The window GGCCTTCGCCGTGCCCACCATCTCCGGGGAGCTGCGGCACCACTTCCGGGACAACAGCTGGTCGGTGCGGGTGCCGCGGCGGCTCAAGGAGCTGAACGCGAACATCTCCGCCGCGCGCGAGGAGCTCACCGTGCAGCTTTCGCGCGCGCCCAAGCCCAGTGAGATCGCCGCGCGGCTCGGCGTCCCGATCGAGGACGTCTACGAGGGCCTTCGCGCCGGTCAGGGCCGCTACGGCGCGTCGCTGGACCACCTGCTGGAGAACGCTGCGCACACGCGGTTCGGGGCGCCGGACGCCGAGCTGGGCCAGGCCGAGCTGCGCGAAGCGCTGCGGCCGATGCTGGACAGCCTGCCGGAGCGGGAGCGCAAGATCGTCGCGCTGCGCTTCGGGTCCGGGATGAGCCAATCGGACATCGCGCGCCGCGTCGGGGTCTCCCAGATGCAGGTGTCGCGGTTGCTCGCCGCGACCTTGAAGAAGCTGCGTTCGGGCCTGGACGAATCCGAGCTGGCCGACGGCACCTGATTAGCCGCTGACCGGCTTGGGTACCTCGCGGACGGTACCGGAACTCACTGGGAGGGGGACCGATGACGACGAACACCTCGCAGCGCACCGCAGCGCCGGTCGCGCCGCTGACGGTGCTCCTCCCGGACAACGTCACCGCTCCGGCCCGGGCGCGTCGCGAGGTCCGCTCGATGCTGCTCGGCTTCGGCCTGGACGAGACGCAGCTCGACGACGTCCTGCTGGCCACGTCCGAGCTGGTCACGAACGCCTTCGAGCACGGCGAGTCCCCGCAGCGGCTCGAGCTGTCCTATTTCGAAGGCCAGTTGACGCTGCAGGTGCACGACACCGGGAGCGGGCTGCCCGAGCTGCGGGCGCCGTCGCCGGCCGAGGCGCGCAGCCGCGGGCTCGTCCTGGTCCAGGCGCTGTCGGAGGACTGGGGCTTCGAACGCTGCCCCGGCGGCAAGTTCGTCTGGGCCGTCTTCCGCATCCCCGGCGCCTGATCAGGGCTCCAGCAGTTCCCGCGCCGCGCCGGTCTCCCCGATCCGCTGCCGGAACGGCTTGCGCTCGAGCGCTTCGAGGATCGCTTCCAGCACCCCGCGCAACGGGTAAGGCAGCTCCGCTTCCAGCGCCTCCGACGCCTCGGTCGTCGCCGTCCACTCCGCCTCGATCAGCGGGAGCAGCTCGCGCGTCTTGTCGGTGAGCGACACGATGCGCTGCCGGGCGTCGGCACCCGGTTCGAGGCCGACGAGCCCGGCGCGGTTCATCTGCGCGACGGTCTGGCTGGCCGCCGAGTGCGTCACGCACATCTCGGCGGCGAGGTCGCGGATGGCCAGCGGGCCGCGCGCGAGCAGCGCCCGCACGACCGGGGAGTACCGCGGGCGGTAGTCGCCGAGGCCGATGTCGGCGAGGAACTTCGCGACGTCGCCCTCGAGGATCTCGAGGACGTGCCGCATCCGGGTCCCGAGTCCGTCCGGACCCGACGTCATGGCCATGACGGCCGATCATAGGCGCGACCGTGTGCTTGGATCGCGGCATGGAGAACCGGA of the Amycolatopsis sp. NBC_01488 genome contains:
- a CDS encoding SigB/SigF/SigG family RNA polymerase sigma factor, which translates into the protein MSDPAGSSGSDLDVGALFTRLAALPAGSPERERIRDTLVRNHLELARNLARKFRNRDEAMEDLVQIATVGLIHAVDRFDPEQGTDFLAFAVPTISGELRHHFRDNSWSVRVPRRLKELNANISAAREELTVQLSRAPKPSEIAARLGVPIEDVYEGLRAGQGRYGASLDHLLENAAHTRFGAPDAELGQAELREALRPMLDSLPERERKIVALRFGSGMSQSDIARRVGVSQMQVSRLLAATLKKLRSGLDESELADGT
- a CDS encoding MarR family winged helix-turn-helix transcriptional regulator, with amino-acid sequence MAMTSGPDGLGTRMRHVLEILEGDVAKFLADIGLGDYRPRYSPVVRALLARGPLAIRDLAAEMCVTHSAASQTVAQMNRAGLVGLEPGADARQRIVSLTDKTRELLPLIEAEWTATTEASEALEAELPYPLRGVLEAILEALERKPFRQRIGETGAARELLEP
- a CDS encoding ATP-binding protein; protein product: MTTNTSQRTAAPVAPLTVLLPDNVTAPARARREVRSMLLGFGLDETQLDDVLLATSELVTNAFEHGESPQRLELSYFEGQLTLQVHDTGSGLPELRAPSPAEARSRGLVLVQALSEDWGFERCPGGKFVWAVFRIPGA